The following proteins are encoded in a genomic region of Nitrospirota bacterium:
- a CDS encoding response regulator, which produces MLPEKKRILLADDDPDVLLGIRDRLESFGFQVTAVSNGREAVEAMTLGGYAMVIMDVTMPEMDGIEALRMIRLRHPATPVLVITSNVENAVTALVEGAHAYLLKPIDHERLRATVDRLVREDS; this is translated from the coding sequence GTGCTGCCGGAGAAGAAGCGGATTCTGCTTGCGGACGACGATCCAGACGTCTTGCTGGGCATCCGGGATCGTCTTGAATCGTTCGGGTTTCAGGTCACCGCGGTCTCCAACGGACGCGAGGCGGTGGAGGCGATGACCCTGGGAGGGTACGCCATGGTGATCATGGACGTCACGATGCCTGAGATGGACGGCATCGAGGCCCTGAGGATGATCCGGCTGCGACACCCGGCAACGCCGGTCCTCGTCATCACGTCCAATGTCGAGAACGCCGTAACCGCACTGGTCGAGGGGGCACACGCGTACCTCCTCAAGCCGATCGACCACGAACGCCTGAGAGCCACGGTGGACCGCCTGGTCCGGGAGGACTCATGA
- a CDS encoding ATP-binding protein, whose product MTTRLCKAVSLGVLTGVLGLTASLLPFGYDLEEGIGLGLLFKLRGERPAPPDVVVIAVDRASANELNLPPDPKQWGRSYHARLTQKLADEGASVIAFDLMFDEARSAAEDRAFAEAIRAARNVVLLGYLERETIALAGRSGRVTGGLTVDRMRPPAPALAREAASVAPLPLPKVPVTVSQFWTFSEGAGGLPTLPVTAFQLFALQAYDDLVGVLQKALEHPRIAEAGENVIRGAAITEAQRLVNFKREDFEAPGAVYGLIRSLRAVLGNSPVFAEIMLRELENPMGPAGDDGGAKILKPLLNMYLGGNSRYLNFYGPPRTITTVPYFQALRLPQPVVVNGREVDFRGKTVFIGASDLYPYQQGDTYRTVFSQPNGLDLSGVEIGATAFANLLEDFPVRPIDFRAALLTILLFGIAVGSLCLLLRPLLALVCSVGLIAACMGIAYYLFKMAGVWVPVIIPLGIQAPFALVAAVSWKYFDTRKLEAAHKQLQEVDRLKSMFLSHVSHELKTPLTSIKGFVDNMLDGVLGEPPPKCGAHREPDPEECLDCKTYEVYLKKQQDYLSRIRANTDRLSRMITNLLDLSRIESGTHRLDRVPLRLFDLVVEVVEQFRPMATCKGMTLEMVCPDPTIRALADPDKFIQVLTNLVDNAIKYTPPGGKVTVTMMRRDPEHVLITVTDTGEGIRAEAMPKLFEPFYQASQQPGTRAKGLGLGLSIVKTLVELHGGTITVTSEVGKGSEFCILMPVLAQKDT is encoded by the coding sequence GTGACGACTCGTCTGTGCAAGGCAGTGAGCCTGGGAGTGCTTACGGGCGTGTTGGGGCTTACGGCAAGCCTGCTGCCTTTCGGCTATGACCTCGAAGAGGGTATCGGTCTCGGTTTGCTGTTCAAGTTGAGGGGTGAGAGGCCGGCCCCGCCGGACGTGGTCGTGATCGCCGTGGATCGGGCGTCGGCCAATGAGCTGAATCTGCCTCCCGACCCCAAGCAATGGGGGCGCTCCTATCACGCACGCTTGACCCAGAAGTTGGCCGACGAGGGCGCGAGCGTGATTGCGTTTGACCTCATGTTCGACGAGGCGCGATCGGCCGCCGAGGATCGCGCCTTTGCCGAGGCCATCCGAGCGGCGCGCAACGTGGTGCTCCTCGGATATTTGGAACGAGAGACGATTGCTCTTGCGGGACGGTCCGGGCGCGTCACCGGTGGACTGACCGTCGATCGCATGAGGCCGCCGGCTCCGGCCCTCGCACGGGAAGCAGCGTCCGTCGCTCCCTTGCCCTTACCCAAGGTGCCGGTCACGGTCAGTCAGTTTTGGACCTTCAGTGAAGGCGCCGGGGGCCTCCCGACGCTGCCGGTCACCGCATTCCAGCTGTTCGCCCTGCAGGCCTACGATGACTTGGTCGGAGTGTTGCAGAAGGCTTTGGAGCACCCGAGGATCGCTGAGGCCGGGGAAAATGTGATCCGCGGAGCCGCGATCACCGAGGCCCAAAGACTCGTGAATTTTAAACGGGAAGATTTTGAAGCTCCCGGAGCGGTCTATGGGCTAATCCGAAGCCTGCGAGCGGTCCTGGGAAACAGCCCAGTATTCGCCGAGATCATGCTGCGGGAGCTTGAGAACCCTATGGGGCCGGCCGGCGATGATGGGGGGGCGAAGATCCTCAAGCCGCTCCTCAACATGTACCTGGGCGGCAATAGCCGCTACCTGAATTTCTACGGCCCTCCTCGCACCATCACCACGGTGCCGTACTTTCAAGCACTCCGGCTTCCTCAACCGGTCGTCGTGAATGGCCGGGAGGTGGATTTCAGGGGCAAGACCGTCTTCATCGGGGCATCGGATCTCTACCCATACCAGCAAGGAGACACGTACCGAACCGTCTTTTCGCAGCCGAATGGACTGGATCTCAGCGGGGTCGAGATCGGGGCGACGGCCTTCGCAAACCTGCTGGAAGACTTTCCGGTGCGGCCGATCGACTTCCGAGCCGCCCTGCTCACGATCCTGCTGTTCGGCATTGCCGTGGGATCGCTCTGTTTGTTACTCCGCCCACTCCTTGCGTTGGTGTGCAGCGTGGGCTTGATCGCGGCCTGTATGGGCATCGCCTACTACCTCTTCAAGATGGCGGGTGTCTGGGTTCCGGTGATCATTCCGCTTGGTATTCAGGCGCCGTTCGCGTTGGTGGCGGCGGTGTCCTGGAAGTACTTCGACACCAGGAAGCTCGAGGCCGCCCACAAACAGTTACAGGAAGTCGACCGGCTCAAGTCCATGTTCCTCTCCCACGTGTCGCACGAGCTGAAGACGCCGCTCACCTCGATCAAGGGATTCGTCGACAACATGCTGGATGGAGTCCTCGGGGAGCCGCCGCCAAAGTGTGGGGCCCACCGGGAACCAGATCCGGAGGAGTGTCTGGACTGCAAGACGTATGAGGTCTATCTCAAGAAACAGCAAGACTACCTGAGTCGGATCAGAGCCAACACCGACCGCCTCAGCCGCATGATCACGAACCTCTTGGACCTCTCGCGGATCGAGTCCGGGACCCACCGGCTGGACCGCGTGCCGCTCCGTCTCTTTGATCTGGTAGTGGAGGTCGTGGAGCAGTTCCGTCCCATGGCCACCTGTAAAGGGATGACCTTGGAAATGGTTTGTCCCGATCCCACGATTCGGGCGCTGGCCGATCCCGATAAGTTCATCCAGGTGCTGACCAACCTGGTGGACAATGCCATCAAATATACGCCGCCAGGAGGAAAGGTCACAGTCACGATGATGCGTCGCGACCCTGAGCACGTGTTGATCACGGTCACGGATACCGGAGAAGGGATTCGGGCCGAAGCCATGCCGAAATTGTTCGAGCCCTTTTACCAGGCAAGCCAACAGCCCGGGACCCGCGCAAAGGGCCTGGGGCTGGGGCTCTCCATCGTCAAGACGCTGGTGGAGCTCCATGGCGGCACGATCACGGTGACCAGCGAGGTCGGGAAAGGCAGCGAGTTCTGCATTCTCATGCCGGTGCTCGCGCAGAAAGACACCTAG